A window from Primulina eburnea isolate SZY01 chromosome 2, ASM2296580v1, whole genome shotgun sequence encodes these proteins:
- the LOC140823399 gene encoding LOW QUALITY PROTEIN: SKA complex subunit 1 homolog (The sequence of the model RefSeq protein was modified relative to this genomic sequence to represent the inferred CDS: deleted 1 base in 1 codon): MDVKEAGASLDSLVSQFNSRIAELQQFVIARNMYPASSISDLSGIDAALKGMELQVHNIKDRLRDEAQAIPKAKKLIEAALRQQKKLESVSACIPSYIPERITSINTDTSKCMQPEISQLDPRIESLKLEEPAPKEKKGRAPPPMWYITGDELNSLSSYMKQRLTLDKVNAAIGDMVTYAEANAQLITAPRKKLTENNLDRALELRDIAMVDAVKGKHFFLESDVKGPAMKLDNTGKAILTVLRHLGRISETRVGHHRVIILLRPQ; this comes from the exons ATGGACGTGAAAGAAGCGGGAGCTTCCCTCGATTCTCTGGTTTCCCAGTTCAACTCTCGAATTGCGGAGCTCCAGCAGTTTGTGATAGCCCGAAACA TGTACCCGGCCAGCAGCATCAGCGATTTGTCAGGCATAGATGCAGCTTTGAAAGGTATGGAGCTTCAGGTTCACAATATTAAGGATCGGTTGCGCGACGAAGCTCAAGCCATCCCCAAAGCTAAG AAATTAATTGAGGCAGCCTTGAGACAGCAAAAGAAATTGGAGAGCGTTTCGGCTTGTATTCCATCATATATACCTGAAAGAATTACCAGTATCAATACAGATACGAGCAAATG CATGCAACCAGAGATCAGCCAACTAGATCCTAGAATCGAGTCTTTAAAACTTGAGGAACCGGCACCAAAA GAGAAAAAGGGTCGGGCCCCCCCTCCAATGTGGTATATTACTGGCGACGAACTGAATTCCTTGTCATC GTACATGAAACAAAGG CTCACTTTGGATAAGGTCAATGCTGCAATTGGTGATATGGTGACATATGCTGAAGCAAATGCCCAGCTTATTACAGCGCCAAGAAAAAAG CTGACAGAGAATAATTTGGACCGAGCTCTG GAATTACGCGATATTGCAATGGTGGATGCAGTAAAGGGAAAACACTTCTTCCTGGAATCTGATGTTAAAGGGCCTGCCATGAAGCTTGACAATACGGGGAAAGCAATATTGACG GTTCTTCGCCACCTCGGTCGGATAAGCGAGACTCGAGTTGGACATCATCGTGTGATCATCCTACTGAGACCACAATGA
- the LOC140823400 gene encoding VIN3-like protein 1 isoform X1, with translation MAEQLSKACKKTTKPHDIKRASSSPKDQQQPRKQQRKWENPVRILPSPEPCVDFKISNSWICKNSACRATLSMDDTFCRRCSCCICHLFDDNKDPSLWLECTSESGVGDSCGLSCHIECAFQRSKVGVVDLGPLMQLDGSYCCANCGKVSGILGCWKKQLSVAKDARRVDALCYRIFLSFRLLDGTSRFCELHEIVKEAKAKLEADVGPVDGVSAKMARGIVSRLSVAADVQNLCSLAVDKADEWMSSKSTTSALNSIEGSLPAACKFLFEEVTSSSAVVLLIEFSTGPNDDIKGYKLWYCKTREETYSKDPLCVFPRDQRRIWVSSLQPCTEYSFRIVSYTDTRDIGHSEAKCFTKSVEIIHRNSTSVSGSPEKENSHNIGSSSSRQEHRNGPDIESDSGFKVRDLGKILRLAWAQEQGYFESFRKIDIEKCFSGCDAVKPETPQEKRLTPIPRELDLNVSVPDLNLEFTPPVESSRDADDGCTIGQPVEVDNYTFSHDLQRNGIARSHGSDVPHNWNHEKHGEVPAVDSQVTASKKKRRSTNGELQDSDSTLTNGSPFQVQNDSGCLDENFEYCVKIIRWLECEGHIKHDFRLKLLTWFSLRSTEQERRVVNTFIQTLIDDPNSLAGQLVDSFSEIVSSKGSQNGFCNEFWH, from the exons ATGGCCGAACAGCTTTCCAAGGCATGTAAGAAAACAACTAAGCCTCATGACATCAAACGAGCATCTTCAAGTCCTAAAGATCAGCAACAGCCCAGGAAACAGCAGCGGAAGTGGGAAAACCCTGTTCGAATTTTGCCGAGTCCAGAACCATGTGTtgatttcaaaatttctaattcATGGATCTGTAAAAATTCTGCATGTCGAGCCACTCTATCAATGGATGACACATTTTGCAGGAGGTGCTCTTGCTGCATTTGTCATTTATTTGATGACAACAAGGATCCAAGTCTTTGGTTGGAATGCACATCTGAATCTGGTGTGGGAGACTCTTGTGGCTTGTCTTGCCACATTGAGTGTGCCTTCCAACGTAGTAAGGTGGGGGTCGTCGATCTTGGACCATTGATGCAGTTGGATGGAAGCTACTGCTGTGCTAATTGTGGCAAAGTTTCTGGGATACTTGG ATGCTGGAAGAAGCAGTTAAGTGTTGCTAAGGATGCTCGCCGTGTGGATGCCCTATGTTATAGGATATTCCTAAGTTTCAGGCTCTTGGATGGGACTTCCAGATTCTGTGAACTGCATGAAATTGTTAAGGAAGCCAAAGCCAAGTTAGAAGCAGATGTGGGTCCAGTTGATGGAGTTTCAGCCAAGATGGCTCGAGGAATTGTGAGTAGACTCTCTGTGGCGGCTGATGTTCAGAATCTATGCTCTCTTGCAGTTGATAAAGCTGACGAATGGATGTCTTCAAAGTCTACCACCTCAGCACTCAATTCTATTG AGGGTTCACTTCCTGCAGCTTGCAAGTTCCTATTTGAAGAAGTGACTTCTTCTTCTGCTGTGGTTCTATTGATTGAATTTTCTACTGGACCAAATGATGATATTAAGGGCTACAAACTCTGGTATTGCAAGACGAGAGAAGAGACATACTCCAAAGACCCTCTCTGTGTCTTTCCAAGAGATCAGAGAAGGATTTGGGTATCCAGTCTGCAGCCTTGCACGGAGTACTCCTTCAGGATAGTATCTTATACAGATACTAGGGACATTGGCCACTCTGAAGCGAAGTGTTTCACGAAGAGTGTTGAAATAATTCACAGAAACTCTACTTCTGTTTCAGGAAGTCCTGAAAAGGAGAATTCACACAATATAGGTAGCTCTAGTTCCAGGCAAGAGCATAGAAATGGACCAGACATTGAATCAGACTCTGGTTTCAAGGTTCGAGACCTAGGGAAAATCTTAAGGCTTGCATGGGCTCAAGAACAAGGGTATTTTGAGTCATTCCGTAAAATTGATATTGAGAAATGCTTTAGTGGTTGTGATGCTGTTAAACCAGAAACTCCACAGGAAAAAAGGTTGACGCCTATTCCTCGTGAACTTGACTTGAATGTTTCAGTTCCTGATCTGAATCTGGAGTTTACCCCTCCAGTTGAGTCATCTAGAGATGCAGATGATGGATGCACTATAGGGCAACCAGTTGAGGTGGATAATTACACCTTTTCTCATGACCTACAAAGAAATGGCATCGCAAGGTCGCATGGCAGTGATGTCCCTCATAATTGGAATCATGAAAAACATGGGGAGGTACCAGCTGTCGACTCTCAGGTAACTGCCTCAAAGAAGAAGAGACGTAGCACCAATGGAGAGTTGCAGGATTCTGATAGCACTCTGACAAACGGATCTCCATTCCAAGTCCAAAATGACTCAGGATGCTTGGACGAGAATTTTGAATATTGTGTCAAGATCATACGTTGGCTGGAATGTGAGGGTCACATTAAACATGATTTTAGACTAAAGCTACTGACATGGTTCAGTCTTAGATCAACTGAGCAGGAGCGCAGAGTGGTCAACACTTTCATTCAAACATTAATTGATGATCCAAATAGTTTGGCTGGGCAATTGGTGGATTCATTTTCAGAAATTGTATCAAGCAAGGGGTCACAAAATGGTTTCTGTAACGAGTTTTGGCATTAG